The following proteins come from a genomic window of Acinetobacter baumannii:
- a CDS encoding PQQ-dependent sugar dehydrogenase, which yields MLTRFLLPILGTTVLVTGCASSSQYPINESYGPEPKLPEPKTSLFPTVNIAPAQGWPSGVMPTPAEGLKVKAFAKGLEHPRWLYVLPNGDVLVAETDAPPKPEDSKGIKGKIMTFVMRRAGSSHPSANRISLLRDTNGDGIADQKTVFLKNLNSPFGMVLVGNHLYVANTDSLMRFPYQEGETHITSTGTKVLDLPGGPLNHHWTKNVIANREGTKLYITVGSNSNVAENGLDQEKGRAQIMEFDIASGQSRPFATGLRNPNGMAWQPQSGKLWTVVNERDEIGSDLVPDYMTSVQDGAFYGWPYSYYGQHVDVRVKPQNPDMVARAIKPDYALGNHTASLGLAFYTAELMLQFRGGAFIGQHGSWNRKPHSGYKVIFVPFRSGQPSGPPQDILTGFLSEKGKAYGRPVGVAIDFSGAVLVADDVGNTIWRVSPVAETTYESPTQQSIRSSVTQP from the coding sequence ATGCTTACACGTTTTTTACTGCCGATTTTGGGCACTACCGTTTTAGTTACAGGCTGTGCTTCTTCCTCTCAATATCCGATTAACGAGAGTTATGGTCCGGAACCAAAGTTGCCTGAACCGAAAACAAGCTTATTTCCGACCGTAAATATAGCACCGGCACAAGGTTGGCCAAGTGGTGTGATGCCGACTCCGGCGGAAGGTTTAAAAGTAAAAGCATTTGCTAAAGGACTTGAGCACCCACGTTGGCTTTATGTGTTACCAAATGGTGATGTGCTGGTGGCTGAAACGGATGCTCCGCCTAAACCTGAAGACAGCAAAGGGATTAAAGGCAAGATTATGACCTTCGTAATGAGACGGGCAGGGTCATCTCATCCAAGCGCAAACCGAATTAGTTTACTCCGTGATACGAATGGCGATGGTATAGCTGACCAAAAAACAGTATTCCTTAAAAACCTAAACTCACCGTTTGGTATGGTACTGGTAGGTAATCATTTATACGTTGCCAATACGGATTCACTCATGCGTTTTCCTTACCAAGAAGGGGAAACACATATTACTTCAACCGGTACTAAAGTATTGGACTTACCGGGTGGGCCTCTAAACCATCATTGGACCAAAAATGTTATTGCCAATCGTGAAGGTACAAAGCTCTACATTACCGTTGGCTCCAATAGTAATGTGGCCGAAAATGGTCTAGATCAAGAAAAAGGCCGTGCACAAATTATGGAGTTTGATATTGCAAGTGGTCAGTCACGTCCATTTGCAACAGGACTGCGTAATCCAAATGGTATGGCTTGGCAGCCTCAAAGTGGAAAACTTTGGACAGTTGTAAATGAGCGCGATGAAATTGGTAGTGATTTAGTGCCCGACTATATGACGTCGGTACAAGATGGCGCTTTTTATGGCTGGCCTTATAGTTACTATGGTCAACACGTAGATGTACGAGTCAAACCACAAAATCCTGACATGGTGGCTCGTGCAATTAAACCAGACTATGCTCTAGGTAACCACACTGCTTCGTTAGGTCTTGCATTTTATACAGCCGAACTCATGCTACAATTTAGAGGCGGAGCATTTATTGGACAGCACGGTTCTTGGAACCGTAAACCACATAGTGGATATAAAGTCATTTTTGTGCCATTTAGAAGTGGTCAGCCCTCTGGTCCACCGCAAGATATTTTGACAGGGTTTTTAAGTGAAAAAGGCAAAGCGTATGGGCGTCCTGTCGGGGTAGCAATTGATTTTTCGGGTGCAGTATTAGTCGCAGATGATGTTGGTAATACAATATGGCGTGTTTCACCAGTTGCTGAAACAACTTATGAGAGTCCAACCCAGCAATCCATTCGTAGTTCAGTAACTCAACCTTAA
- a CDS encoding MetQ/NlpA family ABC transporter substrate-binding protein yields the protein MKKLISLFLSVSVVLLAACGKQQNEPQNGKDSAQLQTVVIASTGSDADIWRYIATLPETKAAGLKLEVKNFTDYVAMNTATANKEVDLNAFQSYAYLVAFNASNKDKIAPVATTYLEPMGIYSSKYKKVDEFPQGASIAIPNDAANEARALLLLQSAGLIKLKADFDPAKGTPSDITDNSKKIDIKPIQMATAVRVKDEVDAIVLGNTLAMEGGLNVLKDSIYYEPVDQSTKLNVNILATAESRKDDPVLQKVGQLYHTEAVKKYVEQHFGGTKVDVNQPISYLTQAK from the coding sequence ATGAAAAAGCTGATCAGTCTTTTTTTAAGCGTGTCTGTAGTATTACTTGCAGCTTGCGGCAAACAGCAAAATGAACCACAAAATGGCAAAGACTCTGCTCAGTTACAAACTGTAGTCATTGCTTCAACTGGTTCTGACGCTGATATTTGGCGCTATATTGCAACTTTACCGGAAACTAAAGCTGCCGGTCTTAAACTTGAGGTGAAAAACTTCACTGATTATGTTGCAATGAATACAGCTACTGCAAACAAAGAAGTTGACCTAAATGCATTCCAATCTTATGCCTACCTTGTTGCATTTAATGCTTCAAATAAAGATAAGATTGCTCCTGTTGCTACAACTTATCTTGAACCAATGGGTATTTACTCGAGTAAATACAAAAAAGTTGATGAGTTCCCTCAAGGTGCAAGCATTGCTATTCCTAATGATGCAGCGAACGAAGCTCGTGCATTGTTATTGTTACAAAGCGCAGGTCTAATCAAGCTTAAAGCTGACTTTGATCCAGCGAAAGGCACTCCAAGCGATATTACTGACAACAGCAAAAAAATTGACATTAAACCAATTCAAATGGCAACTGCTGTTCGTGTAAAAGACGAAGTTGATGCAATTGTTTTAGGGAATACTTTAGCAATGGAAGGTGGTTTAAATGTGCTTAAAGATTCTATCTATTATGAGCCAGTTGACCAAAGTACAAAGCTGAATGTAAATATTCTTGCAACTGCTGAATCACGTAAAGATGACCCTGTTCTTCAGAAAGTTGGTCAGCTTTACCACACTGAAGCTGTTAAAAAATACGTTGAACAACACTTTGGTGGTACAAAAGTTGACGTGAATCAGCCAATCAGCTACCTCACGCAAGCTAAATAG
- a CDS encoding methionine ABC transporter permease has protein sequence MRDLIVQWLTELTQPFWHSSLSIDQFVTALQETFHMVFFALLFGGIWGFIQGIILLVTRPEGILPNKFIYHLLNPIVNALRSLPFIILLIAVIPLTKLLVGTSIGTWAAIVPLTIYVGPYMGRLIETSLLEVNEGIIESAQAMGATPWQIISRFILPEARSSLILNLTTATISLIGATAMAGAVGAGGIGDLAISYGYQRFDTSVVILTVIVLLLLVQIVQMLGNWLAKMR, from the coding sequence ATGAGAGATTTAATCGTACAGTGGTTAACTGAACTTACTCAACCTTTCTGGCACAGTTCTCTTTCAATTGACCAGTTTGTAACTGCGTTGCAAGAAACCTTCCATATGGTGTTCTTTGCGCTTTTATTTGGTGGTATTTGGGGCTTTATCCAAGGGATTATTCTACTTGTAACCCGCCCAGAAGGCATTTTGCCAAATAAATTCATTTATCATTTACTCAACCCAATTGTAAATGCTTTACGCTCTCTGCCATTTATTATTTTACTTATTGCAGTTATTCCACTGACCAAATTATTGGTAGGAACTTCAATTGGTACATGGGCAGCGATCGTTCCTTTAACAATTTACGTTGGGCCATATATGGGACGTCTTATTGAGACTTCCCTGCTTGAAGTAAATGAAGGAATTATCGAATCTGCTCAAGCTATGGGTGCAACACCTTGGCAGATTATTTCGCGCTTTATCTTACCTGAAGCTCGTAGTTCGCTTATTTTGAACTTAACGACTGCTACGATTAGCCTTATTGGTGCAACCGCTATGGCTGGTGCAGTTGGTGCTGGTGGTATTGGTGACTTGGCAATTTCTTATGGCTATCAACGTTTTGATACAAGCGTCGTTATTTTAACGGTTATTGTATTATTACTTTTGGTACAAATCGTTCAAATGCTAGGAAATTGGCTCGCAAAAATGCGCTAA
- a CDS encoding dicarboxylate/amino acid:cation symporter produces MDFNTLDQETVQKKQKFHQILYVQVIFAIILGILIGHFYPELGESLKPLGDAFIKIVKMIIAPVIFLTVVTGIASMTNMSRVGRVTGKAMLYFLTFSSLALVVGMIVANIIQPGKGLNIDPATLVNDKVNSYVEKAHATNITDFFMNIIPQTLVSPLAGGEILQVLFVAVLFGISLAALGDRARPITDFLNNLTAPVFYLVGMLMKLAPIGAFGAMAFTIGAYGIESIGNLLLLIMTFYITAVLFVLIILGAVARYNGFSIIDLIRYIKDELWLVLGTSSSEAALPSLMDKMQKAGCEKSVVGLVIPTGYSFNLDGTNIYMTMAALFIAQACNVDLSIGEQVALLLVAMVSSKGAAGVTGAGFITLSATLSVVPAVPVAGMALILGIDRFMSECRALTNLIGNACATIVVARWDKALDKDVLDKALRKSKTN; encoded by the coding sequence ATGGATTTCAATACCCTTGACCAAGAAACGGTACAGAAAAAACAAAAGTTTCATCAAATTTTGTATGTACAGGTCATCTTTGCAATTATTTTGGGCATTTTAATTGGTCATTTTTACCCAGAACTTGGCGAGAGCTTAAAACCGCTTGGTGATGCATTCATCAAAATCGTCAAAATGATTATTGCTCCCGTAATCTTTTTGACAGTGGTTACCGGTATTGCCAGCATGACGAACATGAGTCGAGTTGGGCGAGTGACAGGTAAGGCAATGCTATATTTCCTTACTTTCTCTAGCCTTGCGCTTGTGGTTGGTATGATTGTGGCTAATATCATTCAACCTGGTAAAGGCTTAAATATTGACCCGGCAACCTTAGTCAACGATAAAGTAAATAGTTACGTTGAAAAGGCTCATGCTACAAATATCACTGACTTTTTCATGAATATTATTCCGCAAACATTAGTGAGTCCGCTTGCTGGTGGTGAAATTTTGCAGGTTCTATTTGTGGCAGTCCTATTTGGTATTTCCTTAGCTGCATTGGGTGACCGTGCACGTCCAATTACTGATTTTTTAAATAACCTCACGGCTCCGGTTTTCTATTTGGTTGGCATGTTAATGAAACTTGCACCAATTGGAGCTTTTGGTGCTATGGCATTTACTATCGGTGCGTATGGAATCGAATCAATCGGTAATTTATTACTATTGATTATGACTTTCTATATCACGGCAGTGCTGTTCGTATTAATCATTTTAGGGGCTGTAGCACGCTACAATGGCTTTTCAATTATTGATTTAATTCGTTACATCAAAGACGAACTCTGGTTAGTTTTAGGTACAAGCTCTTCTGAAGCTGCTTTACCATCTTTAATGGATAAAATGCAAAAAGCAGGTTGTGAAAAATCTGTAGTAGGTCTTGTCATTCCGACAGGTTACTCATTTAACCTTGATGGAACTAACATCTATATGACTATGGCGGCTTTATTTATTGCACAAGCATGTAATGTTGATTTATCAATTGGTGAGCAGGTTGCATTGCTTTTAGTGGCAATGGTGAGTTCTAAAGGTGCGGCAGGAGTAACGGGCGCAGGCTTTATTACACTCTCAGCTACTTTATCGGTAGTACCTGCTGTACCAGTGGCAGGTATGGCGCTTATTTTAGGTATTGATCGTTTTATGTCGGAGTGTCGTGCATTAACCAATTTAATTGGTAATGCATGTGCAACCATTGTGGTTGCCCGTTGGGACAAAGCTCTGGACAAGGACGTTCTAGATAAAGCTTTACGCAAATCGAAAACGAATTAA
- a CDS encoding aspartate/glutamate racemase family protein codes for MKTIGLLGGMSWESTALYYQQINRMVQNKLGKLHSAKIILNSVDFEEIAALQAKGLWQEAGAYLAEQAQNLEKAGADCILVCTNTMHKVAPQIEDAITVPFIHIADATAKEILSQNIRKVALLGTAFTMEQDFYKARLQDRGIEVIIPNDANRKIVHSIIYDELCLGVINPDSQNKYMTIVEELIGQGAEGIILGCTEICMLIGDIKFSVPLFDTTTIHAKEAVNFALEQKTAARSIAASSV; via the coding sequence ATGAAAACAATCGGCTTATTAGGCGGCATGAGCTGGGAGTCTACAGCACTTTACTATCAACAAATTAATAGAATGGTTCAGAACAAGTTAGGGAAACTACATTCAGCCAAAATCATTCTAAATAGTGTCGATTTTGAAGAAATAGCAGCATTACAAGCGAAAGGTTTATGGCAAGAAGCTGGAGCCTACTTAGCTGAGCAAGCACAAAATTTAGAAAAAGCAGGGGCAGACTGTATTTTAGTCTGTACTAATACCATGCATAAGGTAGCACCTCAAATTGAAGATGCCATTACGGTTCCATTTATACATATTGCTGATGCCACAGCAAAAGAAATTTTAAGTCAAAATATCCGAAAAGTTGCACTGTTGGGAACCGCTTTCACCATGGAACAAGACTTTTATAAAGCCAGATTACAAGATCGTGGTATTGAGGTGATTATTCCAAATGATGCAAATCGGAAAATAGTACATAGCATTATCTATGACGAGCTTTGTTTAGGTGTGATCAACCCCGATTCGCAAAACAAGTATATGACCATTGTTGAAGAGTTGATTGGGCAGGGTGCCGAGGGCATTATTTTGGGGTGTACCGAAATTTGTATGTTGATTGGTGATATCAAATTTTCTGTGCCTCTATTTGATACCACCACCATTCATGCGAAAGAAGCTGTAAATTTTGCATTAGAGCAAAAAACGGCAGCCCGTTCTATTGCTGCTAGTTCGGTATAA
- a CDS encoding MFS transporter encodes MNNSSSKRSRAVFQLDAASALTLNTITLMTFMAASSAPTPLYRLYQQLWQFSPVTLTLIFATYAFTLLGSLLIIGSLSDYIGRRPVIIAAISLQIISMSFFLFASDVSMLFIARGLQGIATGLAVSAIGAAILDFSKLHGSLINSIAPMIGMAVGIFLTCSILQFSAHPLQLVFEFLCFLLICELILSFLTPETAQRRSGALASLKPNMAIPPQTKSALLSISPINIALWMVSGFFLSLMPSLLAKIFHTSSAWLNGIMFMALALSGAVGILTLRKSTNFRILLTGTLSIAIGAIVLFIAINLTNAVVLFLGSIITGVGFGTAFMGAIRSVMPLALPEERAGLMAAFFVESYLAFSIPAILAGYFVGKIGLMSTANSYISFIILLSLVALLMIIKNFKNK; translated from the coding sequence ATGAACAATTCAAGTTCAAAACGGTCAAGAGCTGTTTTTCAATTAGATGCGGCAAGTGCTTTGACACTTAATACCATCACGCTCATGACATTCATGGCCGCATCTAGTGCGCCGACACCACTCTACCGCCTATACCAACAGCTTTGGCAATTTTCACCGGTTACATTGACTTTGATTTTTGCCACCTATGCTTTTACGCTGCTTGGCTCATTACTCATTATTGGTTCTTTGTCTGACTATATTGGACGCCGCCCAGTCATTATTGCAGCTATTTCTCTGCAAATTATTTCAATGAGCTTTTTCTTATTTGCTTCAGATGTTTCGATGTTATTTATCGCCCGAGGCTTACAAGGAATCGCAACAGGGCTTGCTGTTTCAGCTATAGGCGCAGCAATTTTAGATTTTAGTAAGCTTCATGGCTCACTGATTAATAGTATTGCACCAATGATAGGTATGGCTGTTGGGATTTTTCTGACTTGTTCTATTTTGCAATTCTCTGCCCACCCCTTACAGCTTGTTTTTGAGTTCTTATGTTTTCTTCTTATTTGTGAACTCATTTTAAGTTTTCTTACTCCAGAGACCGCACAAAGAAGATCCGGTGCACTTGCTTCATTAAAACCCAATATGGCCATTCCGCCACAGACAAAAAGCGCTTTATTGAGTATTAGCCCGATTAACATTGCACTTTGGATGGTCAGTGGTTTCTTCCTATCGCTTATGCCCTCTTTACTGGCAAAAATTTTCCACACGTCATCGGCATGGCTAAACGGGATTATGTTTATGGCGCTCGCCCTTTCCGGTGCGGTAGGTATATTAACGCTTAGGAAGTCGACAAATTTCCGTATTTTATTAACCGGTACGCTATCGATTGCTATTGGTGCCATTGTCTTATTCATCGCCATTAATCTAACCAATGCTGTAGTTCTATTTTTAGGTTCTATTATTACTGGTGTTGGTTTTGGTACAGCATTTATGGGGGCTATTCGTAGTGTAATGCCATTGGCGCTTCCCGAAGAACGTGCGGGTCTTATGGCTGCTTTTTTTGTTGAAAGCTATTTGGCTTTTAGTATTCCTGCAATTTTAGCTGGCTATTTTGTAGGTAAAATTGGGCTGATGAGTACGGCAAATAGTTATATTAGTTTTATTATCTTATTGTCACTGGTCGCCCTTCTAATGATTATTAAAAATTTTAAAAATAAATAA
- the yddG gene encoding aromatic amino acid DMT transporter YddG, which yields MSKNLATLIGLSAILMWASMVGFVKHITTAIGPDVGITLIYSLSALLLLIIFRVPNFKLISKRYLILGAILFIAYELCFSFALAYSKTAQQAIEVSIVNYLWPSLTVLAFVIFRELKFNVFIILGLLISISGIIFIQTGNGDFSLGRVVDNFHSNPLSYVLAFIGAIIWAFYCVLTKKMGKGQNPISIFFLGVAITLWLKLLFSGQVSLPSLDLNTILSLIVASAAIGLGYAAWNIGIIHGNITMLVVASYFTPIISSLLAMLVLQTELSISFWQGTAMVTAGSLICWLSTNWAVIRSYFRIN from the coding sequence ATGTCAAAAAATTTAGCAACCTTGATTGGTTTAAGTGCCATCCTAATGTGGGCCTCTATGGTAGGCTTTGTAAAACATATTACGACCGCAATCGGTCCAGATGTTGGCATTACGCTGATCTATTCCTTAAGTGCTTTACTCCTGCTCATTATTTTTAGGGTGCCAAATTTTAAATTAATTTCTAAAAGATACTTAATTTTAGGGGCAATTTTATTTATTGCTTATGAGCTTTGCTTTTCGTTTGCACTTGCCTATTCAAAGACGGCGCAACAAGCGATTGAAGTAAGTATTGTGAACTACCTTTGGCCAAGCCTGACTGTTTTAGCTTTTGTTATTTTTAGAGAGTTAAAATTTAATGTGTTTATTATTTTAGGATTACTCATTTCAATTTCCGGTATCATTTTTATTCAGACCGGGAACGGAGATTTTAGTTTAGGTCGTGTTGTCGATAATTTTCATAGTAATCCTTTAAGTTATGTTTTGGCCTTTATAGGTGCCATTATTTGGGCTTTTTACTGTGTGTTGACCAAGAAAATGGGTAAAGGACAAAACCCTATTTCTATTTTCTTTCTTGGTGTTGCCATAACCTTATGGCTAAAATTGCTTTTTAGCGGTCAAGTGAGTTTGCCTTCACTCGATTTAAATACAATTTTATCTTTAATCGTTGCTTCTGCTGCAATTGGCCTCGGTTATGCAGCATGGAATATTGGCATTATTCATGGCAACATTACCATGCTGGTGGTTGCGTCTTACTTTACCCCAATCATTTCATCTTTACTTGCCATGCTGGTTTTACAGACAGAATTATCAATCAGCTTTTGGCAAGGTACAGCCATGGTCACGGCGGGTTCACTGATCTGCTGGCTTTCAACAAATTGGGCTGTGATACGTTCCTATTTCAGAATAAATTAA
- a CDS encoding GNAT family N-acetyltransferase — MQILRLSDYPQYKEMAAQWFSEKWQIPVEAYLESIQISIDQKHAIPQWYIVLNKDKHLIAGAGVIDNDFHERKDLTPNLCALFVEENYRNQNIAKQILDFVREDLSNQGIQTLYLITDHTEFYEKCGWRFLTLVKDEEGEMVRMYVADTF; from the coding sequence ATGCAAATATTACGGTTATCTGATTACCCTCAATACAAAGAAATGGCTGCACAGTGGTTTTCTGAAAAATGGCAAATCCCTGTGGAAGCCTATCTTGAGAGTATTCAGATTTCCATTGATCAAAAGCATGCTATTCCACAGTGGTACATTGTTTTAAATAAAGATAAGCATTTAATTGCTGGAGCAGGAGTTATTGATAATGACTTCCATGAGCGTAAAGATTTAACACCAAACTTATGTGCTTTATTTGTAGAAGAGAACTATCGAAACCAAAATATTGCAAAACAGATTTTAGATTTTGTACGTGAAGACTTGAGTAATCAGGGCATCCAAACACTTTATTTAATAACAGACCATACCGAGTTTTATGAAAAATGTGGTTGGCGGTTTTTAACGTTGGTAAAGGATGAGGAAGGCGAGATGGTACGTATGTATGTAGCAGATACTTTTTAA
- a CDS encoding TetR/AcrR family transcriptional regulator, with product MAKVVTGLRPGGRSERIQTAVHQAVKELQKDFEQSQITIPMIAAQAGVTPSTIYRRWGDINQLFSDVALNELKPDMEPKDLGSFQQDITAWVEQYFEEYASEVGQDLLRDVLYTSNSDSNARKCETLIIQQLDIIQNRAKLRNELTIPNQEIIEAVIAPMLFRILFTNHDLSLEYVYDLLNRLFIKNK from the coding sequence ATGGCAAAAGTTGTTACTGGATTACGCCCTGGTGGACGCAGCGAAAGAATACAAACTGCGGTACATCAAGCTGTAAAAGAACTACAAAAAGATTTTGAGCAAAGCCAAATTACTATTCCTATGATTGCAGCGCAGGCAGGAGTTACGCCTTCAACCATTTACCGTCGATGGGGTGACATCAATCAATTATTTTCAGATGTAGCTTTAAATGAACTCAAACCTGACATGGAACCCAAAGATTTAGGTTCGTTCCAACAAGATATTACAGCATGGGTTGAGCAATATTTTGAAGAATATGCTTCAGAGGTTGGGCAAGACTTATTGCGAGATGTACTCTATACATCAAACTCGGATTCTAATGCCCGTAAATGTGAGACTTTAATTATCCAGCAGCTCGATATTATTCAAAACAGGGCAAAATTACGTAATGAGCTTACTATACCTAATCAGGAAATCATCGAGGCAGTAATCGCACCTATGTTATTTCGAATTTTATTTACCAATCATGATCTTAGTCTTGAGTATGTATATGACCTTTTAAACCGTCTTTTTATAAAAAATAAGTAG
- a CDS encoding methionine ABC transporter ATP-binding protein has protein sequence MIQFKNISKHYQLKGQTIRALDQINLEIPEGSIFGIIGYSGAGKSTLIRLINLLERPNEGQVIINQKDFTALDARSLRQERANIGMIFQHFNLLQTKTVAENIEMPMRLLNYSKAEREKRLNELLEFIDLKHKKDAYPDELSGGQKQRVGIARALANHPKILLCDEATSALDPQTTKSVLELLKKINQEQKITIVMVTHEMDVIETVCDHVAVMEAGKVIEQGSTIDIFSNPQHPTTKNFIQTVLHQQLPVNILNQLENQHHHSIYCLQFLGRSAQEPVIQSLIKQFDISLNILFANMTEINGTVIGQMFVQLLGDPQLIRQAIEFLEKNEVSVVQSGDQV, from the coding sequence ATGATTCAATTTAAAAACATTTCAAAGCACTATCAGCTTAAAGGCCAAACTATACGTGCACTGGACCAAATTAATTTGGAAATTCCTGAAGGCAGTATTTTCGGCATTATTGGCTATAGTGGTGCAGGTAAAAGTACTTTAATCCGCCTGATTAACTTACTTGAACGACCAAATGAAGGTCAGGTTATCATTAATCAAAAGGACTTCACTGCTTTGGATGCGCGTTCATTACGTCAGGAACGTGCAAATATTGGTATGATTTTCCAGCACTTCAATTTGCTTCAAACCAAAACAGTTGCTGAAAATATTGAAATGCCAATGCGTCTGCTAAATTACAGCAAAGCAGAACGTGAAAAGCGTTTAAATGAGTTACTTGAATTCATTGATCTTAAGCATAAAAAAGATGCTTATCCGGATGAATTATCTGGCGGTCAGAAACAACGTGTTGGTATCGCTCGTGCTTTAGCCAACCACCCTAAAATTCTTTTGTGTGATGAGGCCACCTCTGCCCTCGACCCACAAACGACAAAGTCGGTTTTAGAATTATTAAAGAAAATTAACCAAGAGCAAAAAATCACAATCGTCATGGTAACTCATGAAATGGATGTGATTGAGACTGTATGTGACCATGTTGCTGTCATGGAAGCTGGTAAAGTGATTGAGCAAGGCTCAACCATTGATATCTTTAGTAATCCACAACATCCGACAACTAAAAACTTTATACAAACTGTTTTACATCAGCAGTTGCCTGTAAATATTTTAAATCAACTGGAAAACCAGCATCATCACAGCATTTATTGCTTACAGTTCTTAGGGCGTTCAGCACAAGAGCCTGTGATTCAGTCGCTTATTAAACAATTTGATATTAGTTTAAATATCTTATTTGCCAATATGACTGAAATTAACGGCACCGTCATTGGTCAGATGTTTGTACAGCTTTTAGGTGATCCACAGTTGATTCGTCAGGCGATTGAGTTTTTAGAGAAAAATGAAGTGAGTGTAGTTCAATCAGGAGATCAAGTATGA
- the gloB gene encoding hydroxyacylglutathione hydrolase: MRYRIHYIDVQNALQNYIWILEDTETHEAVAVDPTEAELVIHFCQEHQLTLKQIWLTHWHKDHIGGVADLTANTPMAVYGPRDELSKIPGITHPLQHDDHLKFNDLKVEIIATPGHTLGHIVYFIEELNALFCGDTLFAMGCGRLFEGTAEQMYHSLNRLAALPTATKVYCTHEYTLSNAEFALSVEPENHALQERAEQVRMLRQEGKITLPSSIELELATNPFLRAESVDEFAHLRSLKDNF, encoded by the coding sequence ATGCGTTATAGAATTCATTATATTGATGTGCAAAATGCCCTACAAAACTATATCTGGATTTTAGAAGATACTGAGACTCATGAAGCTGTTGCAGTTGATCCAACAGAGGCTGAGTTAGTCATCCACTTTTGCCAAGAACATCAATTAACTCTAAAACAGATTTGGCTTACCCATTGGCATAAAGACCATATCGGCGGTGTTGCTGATTTAACGGCTAACACGCCTATGGCGGTATATGGCCCAAGAGATGAACTAAGTAAAATCCCTGGCATTACTCATCCCTTACAACACGATGATCATCTAAAATTTAATGATTTAAAAGTAGAGATTATTGCAACACCAGGCCATACTTTAGGTCATATTGTATATTTTATTGAAGAGCTTAATGCCCTCTTTTGTGGAGATACCTTATTTGCAATGGGATGCGGGCGACTATTTGAAGGTACAGCAGAACAGATGTACCACTCACTAAATCGTCTTGCTGCACTACCCACTGCAACAAAAGTGTATTGCACACATGAATATACACTTTCTAATGCGGAATTTGCCTTAAGTGTAGAACCTGAAAACCACGCACTGCAAGAACGTGCTGAACAAGTCCGCATGCTTCGTCAAGAAGGTAAAATTACCTTGCCAAGTAGTATTGAACTTGAACTAGCAACAAATCCCTTTTTACGTGCTGAAAGTGTAGATGAGTTCGCTCACTTACGTAGCTTAAAAGATAATTTTTAA
- a CDS encoding GNAT family N-acetyltransferase gives MLETERLILRPFLEENLPIMLEMFQDKDFMAFSPHGALSTEAATDRFLEILEHYKNHNFGKMAIVLKDTHKIIGYCGFETCEVDSKTEAKLGFRLIKTERNKGYIVEASLKLLEDMQSRNFKHVIAFSEKDNLPAHNLLNKLGFEKTNSSSYMNMDVIFFKKDLSFLR, from the coding sequence ATGTTAGAAACAGAACGTTTAATTTTACGGCCATTCCTTGAAGAAAACTTACCTATTATGTTGGAGATGTTTCAAGACAAAGATTTTATGGCTTTTTCACCTCATGGTGCCTTATCAACTGAGGCAGCAACTGATCGTTTTTTAGAAATTTTGGAGCACTATAAAAATCATAATTTTGGCAAGATGGCTATCGTTTTAAAAGATACCCATAAAATTATTGGTTATTGTGGTTTTGAAACTTGTGAGGTTGATAGCAAGACAGAAGCTAAACTAGGTTTTAGACTTATTAAAACTGAGCGAAATAAAGGTTATATTGTTGAAGCTTCACTTAAGTTACTAGAAGACATGCAAAGTCGAAACTTTAAGCATGTGATCGCTTTTTCAGAAAAAGATAATTTACCTGCCCACAACCTATTAAATAAACTTGGTTTTGAAAAAACAAATTCATCTAGTTACATGAATATGGATGTTATCTTTTTCAAAAAAGACCTGTCATTTCTTCGATAA